The sequence below is a genomic window from Providencia rettgeri.
GGTATTACCCGTGGCGGGAAGGGGATATTTTATTAGATGGTCGTAATTTGAGTTCACTATCTCATCAAGTTTTACGTCAGGGTATTGCAATGGTGCAACAAGACCCTGTTGTTCTTGCGGCTTCTTTTTTTGATAACGTCGCACTAGGACGAGAGGTTAGCCAAGATAAAGTTTGGGAAGTTCTTGAAACTGTTCAGCTTGCTGAGTTGGTTCGTGAGTTACCTGATGGGCTCGATACTGTACTAGGTGAACAAGGAAACACTTTGTCTGTTGGACAAAGGCAATTATTAGCGATGGCTCGAGTGCTTGTGGTCACACCGAAAATTTTAATTTTGGATGAAGCGACAGCAAATATTGACTCAGGGACAGAGCAAGCGATACAAAAAGCATTACGAATGATCCGTCAACATACTACGCTAGTCGTGATAGCTCATCGTTTATCAACAATCGTTGATGCTGACCAAGTTGTTGTGTTACATCGTGGTGCAATTGTTGAGCAAGGTAAGCATTTGCAGCTTTTACAGCAAAAAGGACGTTATTATCAAATGTACCAGTTGCAACAAGTTGGGGAATCATTGAATGCCCGTTGTGATGCTGAAATTGAGAGTATAACTAGTTAATTATTCTGCACTCTTATAATGCAAGACCTAAAGCCACTCATTCGAGTGGTTTTTTATTTTGTTATTTCCTATTGAATTATATGGATAAATATATTTTGGCACACGATTTGCTATAACGTCAGTGCTGTTCAAGATATTGAGCGGCTTATTCACCTGACTTATAGGAGTGAGCATGAAATATATCATTGCAATCATTAAGCCATTTAAATTAGATGAAGTCCGAGAAGCACTATCAGATATTGGTGTTCAAGGGCTTACTATTACTGAAGTTCGAGGGTTTGGACGACAGAAAGGACATGCCGAATTATATAGGGGAGCTGAATATACTGTCGATTTTTTACCTAAAGTACGTATGGAAATAGCAGTTTCTGATGAGTTAGTAGACCAGGTAATTGAAACAATCGAAAAAAAAGCTTATACGGGCCAAGTTGGGGATGGAAAAATATTTATTTTGTCATTAGAGCAAGCTGTACGTATTCGTACAGGTGAAAAACAAGACGAAGCACTGTAGGAGAGCAATTATGCGCAAAGGGTTCCAATACTTATGTCTATTGATATCAATGGGGAGTTTTCCAATAACGGTGCTTGCAGCAGAGGAAACCCTAGATAAAGCGGATAACGCATTTATGATGATAGCGACTGCTTTAGTTATTTTCATGATACTTCCAGGTATCGCATTATTCTATGGTGGGCTACTAAGAAGTAAAAATGTTCTTTCTTTAATGGCTCAAACCGCGGTTATTTTTGCTTTAGTGTCTGTTATTTGGATTGTTTATGGGTACAGCTTAGCTTTTAGTGAGGGAAATGATTTTATCGGTGGTTTTAGTCAGATTATGTTAAAAAATATCACTGTTGAAAGCTTATCTGGACCGATCCCCCAATTTATTCACGTTGTTTTTCAGGGGGCATTTGCATGCTTAACGGTTGCATTGGTGGTTGGTGCATTAGGGGAGCGGATTAAATTTTCTGCAATCTTAATTTTTACGGTTATTTGGACGACATTTGCTTATTTACCAATGGCACACATGATATGGGGCGGCGGTATTTTGTCGCAAGATGGCGCACTAGATTTCGCAGGGGGGACGGTTGTTCATATTAATGCGGCTGTTGCTGGTTTAGTTGGTGCTTACTTACTTGGACATCGTACTGGATTAGGAAAAGAGGCTATTAAACCACATAACTTACCTATGGTGTTTATGGGAACCTCCATACTATTCATTGGTTGGTTTGGTTTCAATGCAGGTTCTGCCGGAAGTGCTAATAGTATCGCTGCATTAGCGTTTGTGAACACTATCGCAGCTGCAGCTGGAGCTATTTTATCATGGACTTTAGCTGAGTGGCTTTTCAGGGAAAAACCTTCATTATTAGGCGCTTGCTCTGGTTGTTTAGCTGGGTTAGTTGGGGTTACACCAGCGGCAGGAACGGTTGGGGTCGGTGGGGCATTAATTATAGGGGTATTGTCTGGGGTGGCAGGTTTATGGGGTGTTGTGATTTTAAAGCGTCGATTAAAAGTTGATGATGTTTGCGATGTTTTTGGCGTTCACGGTGTCTGCGGGATTTTAGGTTGTTTACTTACGGGGGTATTTACTTCAACGACATTAGGTGGAAGTGGCTTTGCAGAAGGTATTACGATGATGAAACAAGTCGGAATTCAAGCCGTTAGCATATTAGTTTGTGTTGTTTGGACTGCAATCGTTGCTTATATCGCATTTAAAGTAGCAGCGAAAACGTCAGGTTTACGCATTAATGTCGAAAAAGAAAGGGAAGGTTTAGATATTACTTCTCATGGTGAAAGTGCTTATAATTAATCATTAGCGTAATGATAATGACAGGATAATACTGTGCTTTGTGTAAATTGATAATGGCAGCTTATTGCTGGCTGCCATTACCTTTTAAAACAGATTAATCTACCTTCCTAAGTAAGTAATCACTTACTCTAAACTCTGCTTTATTTATGGGGTTGCCTATGACGAATTACACCTTCTTGGACTGCGGTTGCAACAAGCTCACCTTGTAAATTATAGATTTGTCCTTTAACAAAACCTCTTCCACCAGATGCTGAAGGGCTTTCTACGGCATACAGTAACCAATCATCAATTTTGAATGGGCGATGGAACCACATGGAATGATCAATCGTTGCGACTTGTAGATCTCGTTCCATAAAGCCTCTACCATGCGGTTGCAATGCAGCGGGAAGGAAGTTGTAGTCAGATGCATAACCTAACAAATAGTGATGTAGCGAAGGGAGATCAGGTAGCTGCCCTTTCGCTTTGAACCAAATATAGCGAAACGGTTCTTGAGGTACGGAATCGAATGGACTGTAAAACTCAACAGGACGAAATTCAAAGGGAGTTGGCCTAAGAGCATATTTTTTAACTGATTCAGGTAATTTATCAGCTAAACTTTGCACAATATCATCTTGAGAAATTAATGTTGTAGGAGGTGGTACATCTGGCATCAAGTTTTGATGATTATAACCTTCTTCTTGGGATTGAAATGATGCGGTCATAAAGAAGATAGGCTTGCCATTTTGAATGGCGCTCACTCGACGTGCGCTAAAACTTCCGCCATCGCGTAAAATCTCAACGTCATAAACAATAGGGCGAGAGCTATCACCTGGACGTAAAAAATAACTATGAAAAGAATTAATCGCTCGCTCTTCAGGTATGGTTTGTTTCGCTGCATACATGGCTTGCCCAACAACTTGTCCGCCAA
It includes:
- the glnK gene encoding P-II family nitrogen regulator — its product is MKYIIAIIKPFKLDEVREALSDIGVQGLTITEVRGFGRQKGHAELYRGAEYTVDFLPKVRMEIAVSDELVDQVIETIEKKAYTGQVGDGKIFILSLEQAVRIRTGEKQDEAL
- the amtB gene encoding ammonium transporter AmtB; its protein translation is MGSFPITVLAAEETLDKADNAFMMIATALVIFMILPGIALFYGGLLRSKNVLSLMAQTAVIFALVSVIWIVYGYSLAFSEGNDFIGGFSQIMLKNITVESLSGPIPQFIHVVFQGAFACLTVALVVGALGERIKFSAILIFTVIWTTFAYLPMAHMIWGGGILSQDGALDFAGGTVVHINAAVAGLVGAYLLGHRTGLGKEAIKPHNLPMVFMGTSILFIGWFGFNAGSAGSANSIAALAFVNTIAAAAGAILSWTLAEWLFREKPSLLGACSGCLAGLVGVTPAAGTVGVGGALIIGVLSGVAGLWGVVILKRRLKVDDVCDVFGVHGVCGILGCLLTGVFTSTTLGGSGFAEGITMMKQVGIQAVSILVCVVWTAIVAYIAFKVAAKTSGLRINVEKEREGLDITSHGESAYN
- the tesB gene encoding acyl-CoA thioesterase II — translated: MSPELQNLISLIKLEKIEEGIFRGQSEDLGLPQVFGGQVVGQAMYAAKQTIPEERAINSFHSYFLRPGDSSRPIVYDVEILRDGGSFSARRVSAIQNGKPIFFMTASFQSQEEGYNHQNLMPDVPPPTTLISQDDIVQSLADKLPESVKKYALRPTPFEFRPVEFYSPFDSVPQEPFRYIWFKAKGQLPDLPSLHHYLLGYASDYNFLPAALQPHGRGFMERDLQVATIDHSMWFHRPFKIDDWLLYAVESPSASGGRGFVKGQIYNLQGELVATAVQEGVIRHRQPHK